Proteins encoded in a region of the Balaenoptera ricei isolate mBalRic1 chromosome 19, mBalRic1.hap2, whole genome shotgun sequence genome:
- the PRKD2 gene encoding serine/threonine-protein kinase D2, which translates to MAAAPSHPAGLPGSPGPGSPPPSGSLELQAPPPLLPHVPAPGSGVSFHIQIGLTREFVLLPTASELAHVKQLACSIVDQKFPECGFYGLYDKILLFKHDPTSANLLQLVRSAGDIQEGDLVEVVLSASATFEDFQIRPHALTVHSYRAPAFCDHCGEMLFGLVRQGLKCDGCGLNYHKRCAFSIPNNCSGARKRRLSSTSLASGHSVRLGTSESLLSMADELSRSTTELIPRRPPSSSSSSSASSYTGRPIELDKMLLSKVKVPHTFLIHSYTRPTVCQACKKLLKGLFRQGLQCKDCKFNCHKRCATRVPNDCLGEALINGDVPMEEATDFSEADKSSLMDESDDSGFVPGSHSENALHASEEEEGEGGKAQSSLGYIPLMRVVQSVRHTTRKSSTTLREGWVVHYSNKDTLRKRHYWRLDCKCITLFQNNTTNRYYKEIPLSEILAVEPAQNFSLVPPGTNPHCFEIVTANTTYFVGETPGGAPGGPSGQGAETARGWETAIRQALMPVILQDAPSAPGHAPHRQASLSISVSNSQIQENVDIATVYQIFPDEVLGSGQFGVVYGGKHRKTGRDVAVKVIDKLRFPTKQESQLRNEVAILQSLRHPGIVNLECMFETPEKVFVVMEKLHGDMLEMILSSEKGRLPERLTKFLITQILVALRHLHFKNIVHCDLKPENVLLASADPFPQVKLCDFGFARIIGEKSFRRSVVGTPAYLAPEVLLNQGYNRSLDMWSVGVIMYVSLSGTFPFNEDEDIKDQIQNAAFMYPACPWSCISAGAIDLINNLLQVKMRKRYSVDKSLSHPWLQEYQTWLDLRELEGKMGERYITHESDDARWEQFVAEHPLPGPGLPADGELGGSLPSRDHEMQGLAERISVL; encoded by the exons ATGGCCGCCGCCCCCTCCCATCCCGCCGGGCTCCCGGGCTCTCCCGGGCCGGGGTCTCCTCCGCCCTCTGGCAGCTTGGAACTGCAGGCGCCGCCACCGCTGCTGCCCCATGTCCCGGCGCCGGGCTCGGGGGTGTCCTTCCACATCCAGATCGGGCTGACCCGTGAGTTCGTGCTGTTGCCCACCGCCTCCGAGCTGGCCCACGTGAAGCAGCTGGCTTGCTCCATCGTTGACCAGAAG TTCCCCGAGTGTGGCTTCTATGGCCTTTACGACAAGATCCTGCTCTTCAAACATGACCCCACGTCGGCCAACCTCCTGCAGTTGGTGCGCTCCGCCGGAGACATCCAGGAGGGCGACCTGGTGGAGGTGGTACTGTCGG CTTCGGCCACCTTCGAGGACTTCCAGATCCGCCCGCACGCCCTCACGGTGCACTCCTACCGAGCGCCTGCCTTCTGCGACCACTGCGGAGAGATGCTCTTCGGCCTGGTGCGCCAGGGCCTCAAGTGTGACG GCTGCGGACTGAACTACCACAAACGCTGCGCCTTCAGCATCCCCAACAACTGCAGTGGGGCCCGCAAGCGACGCCTGTCGTCCACGTCTCTGGCCAGTGGCCATTCGGTGCGCCTCGGCACCTCTGAGTCCCTGCTCAGCATGGCTGATGAGCTG AGCCGTAGCACCACCGAGCTCATCCCTCGCCGCCCCCCGTCCTCGTCCTCCTCATCTTCTGCCTCATCCTACACCGGTCGCCCGATCGAGCTGGACAAGATGCTGctgtccaaggtcaaggtgccacaCACCTTCCTCATCCACAGCTACACGCGGCCCACCGTCTGCCAGGCTTGCAAGAAACTGCTCAAGGGCCTCTTTCGCCAGGGCCTGCAGTGCAAAG ATTGCAAGTTCAACTGTCACAAACGCTGCGCCACCCGAGTCCCTAATGACTGTTTGGGGGAGGCACTCATCAACGGAG ATGTGCCGATGGAGGAGGCCACTGATTTCAGCGAGGCTGACAAGAGCTCCCTCATGGATGAGTCAGATGACTCGGGTTTCGTCCCGGGCTCCCACTCAGAAAATGCTCTCCATGCCAGCGAGGAGGAGGAAGGCGAGGGAGGCAAGGCCCAGAG cTCCCTGGGGTACATCCCCCTAATGAGGGTGGTGCAGTCAGTGCGACACACAACACGGAAATCCAGCACGACGCTTCGTGAGGGTTGGGTGGTTCATTACAGCAACAAGGACACGCTG AGGAAGCGACACTATTGGCGCCTGGATTGCAAGTGCATCACGCTCTTCCAGAACAACACGACCAACAGATACTACAAG GAAATTCCACTGTCTGAAATCCTCGCCGTGGAGCCTGCCCAGAACTTCAGCCTTGTGCCACCAGGCACCAACCCACACTGCTTCGAGATTGTCACTGCCAACACCACCTACTTTGTGGGCGAGACCCCTGGCGGGGCCCCAGGGGGGCCCAGCGGGCAGGGGGCCGAGACTGCCCGGGGCTGGGAAACAGCCATCCGCCAGGCCCTGATGCCTGTCATCCTCCAGGATGCACCCAGTGCCCCAGGCCATGCGCCCCACA gacAAGCTTCTCTGAGCATCTCTGTGTCTAACAGCCAGATCCAAGAGAATGTG GACATTGCCACTGTCTACCAGATCTTCCCGGATGAGGTGCTGGGCTCCGGCCAGTTTGGAGTGGTCTATGGCG GAAAGCACCGGAAGACAGGCCGGGACGTGGCAGTAAAGGTCATCGACAAACTGCGTTTCCCCACCAAGCAGGAGAGCCAACTCCGGAACGAAGTGGCCATTCTGCAG agTCTGCGGCACCCAGGGATTGTCAACCTGGAGTGTATGTTCGAGACCCCGGAGAAGGTATTTGTGGTGATGGAGAAGCTGCACGGGGACATGCTGGAGATGATCCTTTCCAGCGAGAAGGGCCGGCTGCCTGAGCGCCTCACCAAGTTCCTCATCACCCAG ATCCTGGTGGCTTTGAGACACCTTCACTTCAAGAATATCGTCCACTGTGACTTGAAACCGGAAAATGTGTTGCTGGCGTCAGCGGACCCATTTCCTCAG GTGAAGCTGTGTGACTTCGGCTTCGCGCGCATCATCGGCGAGAAGTCGTTCCGGCGCTCGGTGGTGGGCACGCCGGCCTACCTGGCGCCCGAGGTGCTGCTCAACCAGGGCTACAACCGCTCGCTGGACATGTGGTCAGTGGGCGTGATCATGTACGTCAGCCTCAGTGGCACGTTTCCCTTCAACGAGGACGAGGACATCAAAGACCAGATTCAGAACGCTGCCTTCATGTACCCAGCCTGCCCTTGGAGCTGCATCTCAGCAGGAG CCATCGACCTCATCAACAACCTGCTGCAGGTGAAGATGCGCAAGCGCTACAGCGTGGACAAGTCTCTCAGCCACCCCTGGTTACAG GAGTACCAGACGTGGCTGGACCTCCGAGAGCTGGAGGGGAAGATGGGCGAACGGTACATCACGCACGAGAGTGACGATGCGCGCTGGGAGCAGTTCGTGGCAGAGCACCCACTGCCCGGGCCGGGGCTGCCAGCCGACGGGGAGCTCGGTGGGAGCCTCCCATCCCGGGACCACGAGATGCAGGGGCTGGCCGAGCGCATCAGTGTCCTCTGA